The following are encoded in a window of Streptomyces griseiscabiei genomic DNA:
- the ffh gene encoding signal recognition particle protein, whose protein sequence is MFDTLSDRLSATFKNLRGKGRLSEADIDATAREIRIALLEADVALPVVRTFIKNVKERALGADVSKALNPAQQVLKIVNEELVGILGGETRRLRFAKNPPTVIMLAGLQGAGKTTLAGKLGRWLKEQGHSPLLVACDLQRPNAVNQLSVVAERAGVAVYAPEPGNGVGDPVKVAKDSIEFAKSKVHDIVVVDTAGRLGIDQEMMRQAADIRDAVSPDEILFVVDAMIGQDAVNTAEAFRDGVGFDGVVLSKLDGDARGGAALSIASVTGKPIMFASNGEKLDEFDAFHPDRMASRILDMGDLLTLIEQAEKTFSQEEAAKMASKLASKKGQDFTLDDFLAQMEQVRKMGSISKLLGMLPGMGQIKDQINNIDERDVDRTAAIIKSMTPAERQDATIINGSRRARIAKGSGVEVSAVKNLVERFFEARKMMSRMAQGGGMPGMPGMPGMGGGPGRSKKQPKQAKGKQRSGNPMKRKQQEQEEAARRAAAAQGGALGLPGQQGAQDFELPDEFKKFMG, encoded by the coding sequence GTGTTCGATACCCTCTCCGACCGCCTCAGCGCGACTTTCAAAAACCTACGCGGCAAGGGCAGGTTGTCCGAGGCGGACATCGACGCCACGGCGCGCGAGATCCGCATCGCGCTCCTCGAAGCCGACGTAGCCCTCCCTGTCGTCCGCACGTTCATCAAGAACGTCAAGGAGCGCGCGCTCGGCGCCGACGTCTCCAAGGCGCTCAACCCCGCCCAGCAGGTCCTCAAGATCGTCAACGAGGAGCTGGTCGGGATCCTCGGCGGTGAGACCCGCCGCCTGCGCTTCGCCAAGAACCCGCCGACCGTGATCATGCTCGCGGGTCTGCAGGGTGCCGGTAAGACCACCCTCGCGGGCAAGCTGGGCCGCTGGCTGAAGGAGCAGGGCCACTCGCCGCTCCTCGTCGCCTGTGACCTCCAGCGCCCCAACGCGGTGAACCAGCTCAGCGTCGTCGCCGAGCGCGCGGGCGTCGCGGTCTACGCCCCGGAACCGGGCAACGGCGTGGGCGACCCGGTCAAGGTCGCCAAGGACTCCATCGAGTTCGCCAAGTCGAAGGTCCACGACATCGTGGTCGTCGACACCGCCGGCCGACTCGGTATCGACCAGGAGATGATGCGGCAGGCGGCAGACATCCGGGACGCCGTCAGCCCCGACGAGATCCTCTTCGTCGTCGACGCGATGATCGGTCAGGACGCGGTCAACACGGCCGAGGCCTTCCGGGACGGCGTCGGCTTCGACGGCGTGGTCCTCTCCAAGCTCGACGGTGACGCCCGCGGTGGTGCCGCCCTGTCGATCGCCTCGGTCACCGGCAAGCCGATCATGTTCGCGTCGAACGGCGAGAAGCTCGACGAGTTCGACGCGTTCCACCCCGACCGGATGGCCTCCCGCATCCTCGACATGGGTGACCTGCTCACCCTGATCGAGCAGGCGGAGAAGACCTTCAGCCAGGAAGAGGCCGCCAAGATGGCCTCCAAGCTGGCGTCCAAGAAGGGGCAGGACTTCACGCTCGACGACTTCCTGGCCCAGATGGAGCAGGTCAGGAAGATGGGCAGCATCAGCAAGCTGCTCGGCATGCTGCCCGGCATGGGGCAGATCAAGGACCAGATCAACAACATCGACGAGCGCGACGTCGACCGCACGGCCGCGATCATCAAGTCGATGACCCCGGCCGAGCGCCAGGACGCGACGATCATCAACGGCTCGCGCCGCGCCCGTATCGCCAAGGGCTCCGGTGTCGAGGTCAGCGCGGTGAAGAACCTGGTCGAGCGGTTCTTCGAGGCCCGCAAGATGATGTCCCGGATGGCCCAGGGCGGCGGCATGCCCGGGATGCCGGGGATGCCGGGCATGGGTGGCGGCCCGGGCCGCAGCAAGAAGCAGCCCAAGCAGGCCAAGGGCAAGCAGCGCTCCGGCAACCCGATGAAGCGCAAGCAGCAGGAGCAGGAGGAGGCCGCCCGCCGCGCGGCCGCCGCTCAGGGCGGTGCCCTCGGACTGCCGGGGCAGCAGGGCGCTCAGGACTTCGAGCTGCCGGACGAGTTCAAGAAGTTCATGGGCTGA
- a CDS encoding SAM-dependent methyltransferase, producing the protein MLVPLYEAVHRRLDVGTGTRLLGLGCGSGLALLMAASRGAAVTGVDAGAPDRTALTALARERLRPEAWGSRARAATRVVEGAPEDAARAPGEGLYNLVTAFEPVGSPAGDPEGLGELLASATPLAERGTPVVLAGWGPPERCATSAVLRVATKLADPLHSTGSWRPALRDDLEEVAQRAGLRPDGSGRVACPFGYANVDNAVRGLLSTGLFDAAIRATDQDQVDKELTEALHPHRRRDGTVWMPNVFRYLIARTP; encoded by the coding sequence ATGCTGGTACCGCTGTACGAGGCCGTCCACCGGCGGCTCGACGTCGGCACCGGCACCCGGCTGCTCGGCCTCGGCTGCGGCTCGGGGCTCGCGCTGCTGATGGCCGCGTCGCGGGGCGCGGCGGTCACCGGCGTCGACGCGGGGGCGCCCGACAGAACGGCGCTCACGGCGCTCGCGCGGGAGCGGCTGCGACCGGAGGCGTGGGGCTCGCGTGCGCGCGCCGCCACACGGGTCGTGGAAGGCGCACCCGAGGACGCCGCACGCGCCCCCGGGGAGGGGCTGTACAACCTGGTGACCGCCTTCGAGCCGGTCGGCTCACCGGCCGGGGACCCCGAGGGCCTCGGCGAACTGCTCGCCTCGGCGACGCCGCTCGCGGAGCGCGGCACTCCCGTGGTCCTGGCCGGCTGGGGACCGCCGGAGCGCTGTGCGACCTCCGCCGTGCTCCGCGTGGCCACGAAACTCGCCGATCCCCTGCACAGCACGGGCAGTTGGCGTCCGGCGCTGCGGGACGACCTGGAGGAGGTGGCCCAGCGGGCCGGTCTGAGGCCGGACGGCTCGGGACGCGTGGCCTGCCCCTTCGGATACGCCAATGTGGACAACGCGGTACGGGGGCTGCTGTCGACCGGACTGTTCGACGCGGCGATCCGGGCCACCGACCAGGACCAGGTGGACAAGGAACTGACCGAGGCCCTGCACCCGCATCGCCGCCGGGACGGCACGGTGTGGATGCCGAACGTGTTCCGCTACCTGATCGCGCGGACACCCTGA
- the proS gene encoding proline--tRNA ligase yields MAKAPVLTPRADDFPRWYQDLISKAELADNGPVRGTMVIRPYGYGLWERMQQEMDARIKETGTQNAYFPLLIPQSYLTREAEHVEGFAPELAVVTHGGGKDLEEPAVVRPTSEMIINDYFSKWIQSYRDLPLLINQWANVVRWELRPRLFLRTSEFLWQEGHTAHATYEEARDFAAHIHRNVYEDFMVNVLAMDVVPGRKTVKERFAGAVNTLTLEGMMGDGKALQMATSHELGQNFAKAFNTRYLSRDGAQELVWQTSWGSTTRMIGALVMMHGDDHGLRVPPRLAQVQAVVLAIKGDDAVLAKVRELGDQLRASGVRVQVDDRTDVPFGRRAVDWELKGVPVRIEVGPRDLENGTAMLVRRIPGGKEAVALDSLVHLLPTMLEEDQALLLRQSRERRESRTAEVSTLDEAVEAAVAGGWARIPWSTLGEEGEARLGEHAVTVRCLVAEDGSVPDSYDAPGNVAVVARAY; encoded by the coding sequence ATGGCAAAGGCACCCGTACTCACGCCCAGGGCGGACGACTTCCCGCGCTGGTACCAGGATCTGATCTCCAAGGCCGAACTGGCCGACAACGGTCCGGTGCGCGGCACCATGGTCATCCGACCGTACGGGTACGGGCTGTGGGAGCGGATGCAGCAGGAGATGGACGCCCGGATCAAGGAGACGGGCACGCAGAACGCGTACTTCCCGCTGCTGATCCCGCAGTCGTACCTCACCCGTGAGGCCGAGCACGTCGAGGGTTTCGCACCCGAGTTGGCCGTGGTGACGCACGGCGGCGGCAAGGACCTCGAAGAGCCCGCCGTGGTCCGCCCCACCTCCGAGATGATCATCAACGACTACTTCTCGAAGTGGATCCAGAGCTACCGGGACCTGCCGCTGCTGATCAACCAGTGGGCGAACGTGGTCCGTTGGGAGCTGCGCCCCCGGCTCTTCCTGCGCACGAGTGAATTCCTCTGGCAGGAGGGCCACACGGCGCACGCGACGTACGAGGAGGCGCGCGACTTCGCCGCGCACATCCATCGGAACGTCTACGAGGACTTCATGGTGAACGTGCTCGCGATGGACGTGGTCCCCGGCCGCAAGACCGTCAAGGAGCGGTTCGCGGGCGCCGTCAACACCCTCACGCTCGAAGGCATGATGGGCGACGGCAAGGCCCTCCAGATGGCCACCAGCCACGAACTGGGCCAGAACTTCGCCAAGGCCTTCAACACCCGGTACCTGTCCAGGGACGGCGCGCAGGAACTCGTCTGGCAGACCTCCTGGGGCTCCACCACCCGCATGATCGGCGCCCTGGTGATGATGCACGGCGACGACCACGGGCTGCGGGTGCCGCCCCGGCTGGCCCAGGTGCAGGCAGTCGTCCTCGCGATCAAGGGCGACGACGCGGTTCTGGCCAAGGTCCGCGAGCTCGGTGACCAGCTGAGGGCGTCGGGTGTCCGGGTCCAGGTGGACGACCGCACGGACGTCCCGTTCGGCCGCCGGGCCGTCGACTGGGAGCTCAAGGGCGTCCCCGTACGCATCGAGGTCGGCCCCCGTGACCTGGAGAACGGCACGGCGATGCTGGTCCGTCGCATCCCGGGCGGCAAGGAGGCCGTCGCCCTCGACTCCCTCGTCCACCTGCTGCCCACGATGCTCGAAGAGGACCAGGCGCTCCTGTTGAGGCAGTCGCGCGAGCGCCGCGAGTCCCGGACGGCCGAGGTGTCCACCCTGGACGAGGCCGTCGAGGCGGCCGTGGCCGGCGGCTGGGCGCGTATCCCCTGGTCGACGCTGGGCGAGGAGGGCGAGGCCAGGCTCGGGGAGCACGCCGTGACCGTACGGTGTCTGGTCGCCGAGGACGGGTCGGTGCCCGACTCCTACGACGCACCCGGTAACGTCGCCGTCGTGGCGCGCGCTTACTAG
- the rpsP gene encoding 30S ribosomal protein S16, whose amino-acid sequence MAVKIKLKRLGKIRSPHYRIVVADSRTRRDGRAIEEIGKYHPTYHPSVIEVDEERVAYWLGVGAQPTEPVLAILKKTGDWQKFKGEPAPAPLLVAQPKSARPSFEALGGDDEGKGEAITQKKKAEKKDEAAAESESTEA is encoded by the coding sequence GTGGCAGTCAAGATCAAGCTGAAGCGTCTGGGCAAGATCCGTTCGCCTCACTACCGCATCGTCGTCGCCGACTCCCGCACCCGTCGTGACGGCCGTGCGATCGAGGAGATCGGCAAGTACCACCCGACGTACCACCCGTCGGTCATCGAGGTCGACGAGGAGCGCGTCGCGTACTGGCTGGGTGTCGGCGCGCAGCCGACCGAGCCCGTGCTCGCCATCCTGAAGAAGACCGGCGACTGGCAGAAGTTCAAGGGCGAGCCCGCTCCGGCGCCGCTCCTCGTGGCTCAGCCGAAGTCCGCGCGCCCGTCGTTCGAGGCCCTGGGCGGCGACGACGAGGGCAAGGGTGAGGCGATCACCCAGAAGAAGAAGGCCGAGAAGAAGGACGAGGCTGCCGCCGAGTCCGAGTCGACCGAGGCCTGA
- a CDS encoding RNA-binding protein: MLEEALEHLVKGIVDNPDDVQVASRNLRRGRVLEVRVHPDDLGKVIGRNGRTARALRTVVGAIGGRGVRVDLVDVDHVR, from the coding sequence ATGCTCGAGGAGGCTCTCGAGCACCTCGTCAAGGGCATCGTCGACAACCCCGACGATGTGCAGGTCGCTTCCCGCAACCTGCGCCGCGGGCGCGTACTCGAGGTCCGGGTCCACCCCGACGACCTCGGCAAGGTGATCGGTCGCAACGGCCGGACCGCGCGCGCCCTGCGTACCGTCGTGGGCGCCATCGGCGGTCGCGGAGTCCGTGTCGACCTCGTCGACGTGGATCACGTCCGCTGA
- the rimM gene encoding ribosome maturation factor RimM (Essential for efficient processing of 16S rRNA), with translation MQLVVARIGRAHGIKGEVTVEVRTDEPELRLGPGAVLLTDPASTGPLTIETGRVHSGRLLLRFEGVRDRNAAEALRNTLLIAEVDPEELPEEEDEYYDHQLMDLDVVTKDGTEVGRITEISHLPSQDLFIVERPDGSEVMIPFVGEIVIEIDLEEQKAVIDPPPGLIDDRAEIASPRDAEEPADSEDQA, from the coding sequence GTGCAGCTCGTAGTCGCACGGATCGGCCGCGCCCACGGCATCAAGGGCGAGGTCACCGTCGAGGTCCGCACCGACGAGCCGGAACTCCGGCTCGGCCCCGGCGCCGTCCTGCTCACGGACCCCGCCTCGACGGGCCCGCTCACCATCGAGACCGGCCGGGTCCACAGCGGCCGGCTGCTCCTGCGCTTCGAGGGCGTCCGCGACCGCAACGCCGCCGAGGCCCTCCGCAACACCCTGCTGATCGCGGAGGTGGACCCGGAGGAGCTGCCGGAGGAGGAGGACGAGTACTACGACCACCAGCTGATGGACCTGGACGTGGTCACCAAGGACGGCACCGAGGTCGGCCGGATCACCGAGATCTCGCACCTGCCCTCCCAGGACCTCTTCATCGTCGAGCGGCCCGACGGCAGCGAGGTGATGATCCCGTTCGTCGGGGAGATCGTCATCGAGATCGACCTGGAGGAGCAGAAGGCGGTCATCGACCCGCCGCCCGGTCTGATCGACGACCGGGCCGAGATCGCCTCCCCGCGGGACGCCGAGGAGCCGGCGGACTCGGAGGACCAGGCCTGA
- the trmD gene encoding tRNA (guanosine(37)-N1)-methyltransferase TrmD yields MRLDVVTIFPEYLDPLNVSLVGKARARGQLQVHVHDLREWTYDRHNTVDDTPYGGGPGMVMKTDPWGEALDDVLARGYEGGAARPALVVPTPSGRPFTQTLAVELSECPWLIFTPARYEGIDRRVIDEYATRMPVHEVSIGDYVLAGGEAAVLVVTEAVARLLPGVLGNAESHRDDSFAPGAMANLLEGPVYTKPPEWRGRDIPDVLLSGHHGKIARWRRDEALKRTAANRPDLIERCDPKAFDKKDREMLSILGWAPDPEGAAQGRFWRRPEDVEE; encoded by the coding sequence ATGCGGCTCGACGTCGTCACGATCTTCCCCGAGTACCTCGACCCGCTGAACGTCTCCCTCGTCGGCAAGGCACGCGCGCGTGGACAGCTCCAGGTGCACGTCCACGACCTGCGGGAATGGACGTACGACCGGCACAACACGGTCGACGACACCCCCTACGGCGGCGGCCCCGGCATGGTCATGAAGACCGACCCCTGGGGCGAGGCGCTCGACGACGTGCTGGCCCGGGGCTACGAGGGCGGAGCCGCCCGGCCCGCGCTCGTCGTCCCCACCCCCAGCGGCCGCCCCTTCACCCAGACGCTCGCCGTCGAACTCTCCGAGTGCCCCTGGCTGATCTTCACGCCGGCGCGTTACGAGGGCATCGACCGGCGCGTGATCGACGAGTACGCGACCCGGATGCCCGTCCACGAGGTCTCCATCGGCGACTACGTGCTCGCCGGCGGCGAGGCGGCCGTCCTGGTCGTCACCGAGGCCGTGGCACGGCTGCTGCCCGGTGTCCTCGGCAACGCCGAGTCCCATCGGGACGACTCCTTCGCACCCGGAGCCATGGCCAACCTCCTGGAGGGGCCGGTGTACACCAAGCCCCCCGAGTGGCGCGGCCGTGACATCCCCGACGTGCTGCTCAGCGGCCACCACGGGAAGATCGCACGCTGGCGCCGCGACGAGGCCCTGAAGCGTACGGCCGCCAACCGGCCCGACCTCATCGAGCGTTGCGACCCCAAGGCCTTCGACAAGAAGGACCGCGAGATGCTCTCCATCCTGGGCTGGGCCCCGGATCCGGAGGGGGCGGCACAGGGCCGATTTTGGCGGCGACCGGAGGACGTGGAAGAATAG
- the rplS gene encoding 50S ribosomal protein L19 codes for MSHLLDSVDSASLRSDIPAFRPGDTVNVHVRVIEGNRSRVQQFKGVVIRRQGAGVRETFTVRKVSFSVGVERTFPVHTPIVEKIELVTRGDVRRAKLYYLRELRGKAAKIKEKRDN; via the coding sequence ATGTCTCACCTGCTCGACTCCGTCGACTCCGCGTCGCTGCGCAGCGACATCCCGGCCTTCCGCCCGGGTGACACCGTCAACGTCCACGTCCGCGTCATCGAGGGCAACCGCTCCCGTGTGCAGCAGTTCAAGGGCGTAGTCATCCGTCGCCAGGGCGCCGGTGTCCGCGAGACCTTCACGGTCCGCAAGGTCTCGTTCTCCGTCGGCGTCGAGCGCACCTTCCCGGTGCACACCCCGATCGTCGAGAAGATCGAGCTCGTCACCCGCGGTGACGTCCGTCGCGCGAAGCTGTACTACCTGCGCGAGCTGCGCGGCAAGGCGGCGAAGATCAAGGAGAAGCGCGACAACTGA
- the lepB gene encoding signal peptidase I, giving the protein MDSEAQQHMERDRSPRPSGDEVSEEISDTGGPRERSRFAWVDRTTAWVPGGYYTLTVLICLLFLALFSNFVMQPFQIPSSSMADSLRIGDRVLVNKLAYRFGSEPQRGDVVVFDGTGYFGNADYVKRVVGVGGDRVVCCDQEGRLEVNGRWVDESSFLYPGDSPSNVPFDVVVPEGRLFLLGDHRSDSSDSRDHLGSPGGGMVPVDSVIGRADWIAWPADHWTRLERPDAYARVPAAGGAHG; this is encoded by the coding sequence ATGGACTCCGAAGCACAGCAGCACATGGAGCGCGACCGTTCCCCCCGCCCTTCCGGCGACGAGGTCTCCGAGGAGATCTCCGACACAGGAGGGCCCAGGGAGCGGTCGCGTTTCGCATGGGTGGACCGGACCACCGCATGGGTACCGGGCGGGTATTACACCCTGACCGTGCTGATCTGCCTGCTTTTTCTGGCGCTCTTCAGCAACTTCGTGATGCAGCCGTTCCAGATTCCCAGCAGCTCCATGGCCGACTCATTGAGGATCGGGGACCGCGTTCTCGTAAATAAGTTGGCGTACCGTTTCGGATCTGAGCCGCAGCGCGGTGACGTCGTCGTCTTCGACGGCACCGGCTACTTCGGGAACGCCGACTACGTCAAGCGCGTTGTCGGCGTGGGGGGAGACCGGGTGGTCTGCTGCGACCAGGAGGGGAGGCTTGAGGTGAACGGCCGGTGGGTCGACGAGTCGTCGTTTCTGTACCCGGGCGACAGCCCGTCGAACGTACCCTTCGACGTGGTCGTCCCCGAGGGCAGGCTGTTCCTCCTCGGCGACCACCGCAGTGACTCCAGCGATTCCCGCGACCATCTGGGATCGCCCGGCGGCGGCATGGTCCCCGTCGACTCCGTGATCGGCAGAGCCGACTGGATCGCCTGGCCCGCCGACCACTGGACGCGGCTGGAGCGTCCGGACGCCTACGCGCGTGTGCCCGCCGCCGGCGGTGCGCATGGGTAA
- the lepB gene encoding signal peptidase I, translated as MGNRGKPRGAPPATAAANLLPTGSRRSGGAARPSRVERRKLARKIKRRRRRSAVKEIPLLVGVAVLIALVLKTFLVQAFVIPSGSMEQTIQIGDRVLVDKLTPWFGSEPTRGDVVVFKDPGGWLEDEQTTAAAEDPIVIKQIKEGLQFIGLLPSDDEQDLIKRVVAVGGDTVKCCDTQGRVTVNGMPLDETAYIHPGNQPSTQQFQVTVPQGRLWVMGDHRENSADSRAHQSDDSKTAQFGGTVPQDAVVGRAVVIAWPVGHWGQLEEPDTFSAVPSGSATALGASHRVASADRNGLIPLPTPAELPLVMGVVGLHRLWRGRRYGVRSGCGGFGGRRTVRARWFRRTSRAVRRGGFPGRGEHGERGEHREFRGFRRLRE; from the coding sequence ATGGGTAACCGTGGCAAACCCCGCGGTGCCCCTCCCGCCACCGCGGCAGCCAACCTGCTGCCCACCGGTTCGCGGCGGTCCGGCGGTGCCGCCCGGCCGAGCCGGGTCGAGCGGCGCAAGCTCGCCCGGAAGATCAAGCGGCGCAGACGTCGCTCCGCGGTCAAGGAGATCCCGCTCCTCGTCGGGGTCGCCGTCCTCATAGCCCTGGTCCTGAAGACCTTCCTCGTCCAGGCGTTCGTGATCCCGTCGGGCTCCATGGAGCAGACGATCCAGATCGGTGACCGGGTCCTGGTCGACAAGCTCACCCCCTGGTTCGGTTCCGAACCCACCCGCGGGGACGTCGTCGTCTTCAAGGACCCCGGCGGCTGGCTGGAGGACGAGCAGACGACCGCGGCGGCCGAGGACCCGATCGTCATCAAACAGATAAAGGAAGGCCTGCAGTTCATCGGCCTCCTCCCGTCCGACGACGAGCAGGACCTGATCAAGCGGGTCGTCGCGGTCGGCGGCGACACCGTCAAGTGCTGCGACACCCAGGGCCGCGTCACCGTCAACGGCATGCCGCTGGACGAGACGGCGTACATCCACCCGGGCAACCAGCCCTCGACGCAGCAGTTCCAGGTGACCGTGCCCCAGGGCCGTCTGTGGGTGATGGGCGACCACCGGGAGAACTCCGCGGACTCGCGCGCCCACCAGTCCGACGATTCGAAAACGGCTCAGTTCGGCGGTACGGTCCCGCAGGATGCCGTCGTCGGCCGGGCCGTGGTCATCGCCTGGCCGGTGGGCCACTGGGGGCAGTTGGAGGAGCCGGACACGTTCTCCGCCGTGCCGAGCGGGTCGGCCACCGCCCTCGGCGCTTCGCATAGGGTGGCCTCCGCGGATCGAAATGGATTGATCCCCCTCCCGACCCCTGCGGAACTCCCGCTCGTTATGGGAGTGGTGGGCCTGCACCGGCTGTGGCGCGGGCGGCGGTACGGAGTGAGGAGTGGATGTGGGGGATTTGGCGGTCGGCGCACGGTCCGGGCACGGTGGTTCCGAAGAACGTCCCGAGCGGTCCGACGAGGCGGCTTCCCCGGCCGCGGAGAACATGGAGAACGTGGAGAGCACCGTGAATTCCGAGGGTTCCGCCGACTCCGGGAGTGA
- the lepB gene encoding signal peptidase I translates to MENVESTVNSEGSADSGSDSPDGTNGAETGDATPAAADGDGQNERPRKKQRSFWKELPILIGIALVLALLIKTFLVQAFSIPSDSMQNTLQEGDRVLVDKLTPWFGSEPERGEVVVFHDPDGWLRGEPTLEPNAVQRVLGWIGLMPSAEEKDLIKRVIGVAGDTVECNGTGPLKVNGKALNEPYVYPGNTPCTVDDTGGQFKVKVPEGKIWVMGDHRQNSLDSRYHQNDSNKGMVPVDQVVGRAIVVAWPPTRWSTLPVPDTFDQNLNAAAPGALGLAGAVPLVLWRRRRLLATASPRVSGTRTAG, encoded by the coding sequence ATGGAGAACGTGGAGAGCACCGTGAATTCCGAGGGTTCCGCCGACTCCGGGAGTGACTCCCCGGACGGAACGAACGGAGCGGAGACCGGCGACGCCACCCCGGCCGCGGCCGACGGCGACGGTCAGAACGAGCGGCCCAGGAAGAAGCAGCGTTCCTTCTGGAAGGAACTGCCGATCCTGATCGGTATCGCGCTGGTGCTCGCGCTGCTCATCAAGACCTTCCTGGTCCAGGCGTTCTCCATCCCGTCCGACTCGATGCAGAACACCCTGCAGGAGGGCGACCGGGTCCTGGTCGACAAGCTCACCCCGTGGTTCGGCTCCGAGCCCGAGCGCGGCGAGGTCGTCGTCTTCCACGACCCGGACGGCTGGCTGCGCGGCGAACCCACCCTGGAGCCCAACGCCGTACAGCGCGTCCTCGGCTGGATCGGCCTGATGCCGTCCGCCGAGGAGAAGGACCTCATCAAGCGCGTCATCGGCGTCGCCGGCGACACCGTCGAGTGCAACGGCACGGGCCCGCTCAAGGTCAACGGCAAGGCGCTGAACGAGCCGTACGTGTACCCGGGCAACACCCCCTGCACCGTCGACGACACCGGCGGCCAGTTCAAGGTGAAGGTACCCGAGGGCAAAATCTGGGTCATGGGTGACCACCGGCAGAACTCGCTGGACTCCCGCTACCACCAGAACGACAGCAACAAGGGCATGGTCCCCGTCGACCAGGTCGTGGGCCGCGCCATCGTGGTCGCCTGGCCGCCCACCCGCTGGTCCACGCTGCCGGTTCCCGACACCTTCGACCAGAACCTGAACGCCGCCGCCCCCGGCGCGCTCGGCCTCGCCGG